The Actinopolyspora erythraea genome has a segment encoding these proteins:
- a CDS encoding SsgA family sporulation/cell division regulator: MRNDHVTLRSTAVFDLLAPQTPAVPVQVELRYDTRDPYAVVAAFRTGRSGWVEWVFARDLLADGLIAHAGEGDVAIRPAADDPEVVVIELSSPSGHAVFEASAQELADFLDRTYDVVVPGNESLWVSIDEALTRLLPHDLS; encoded by the coding sequence ATGCGTAACGATCATGTGACCCTTCGCTCGACAGCGGTGTTCGATCTGCTGGCGCCGCAGACGCCCGCCGTGCCCGTCCAGGTGGAGCTGCGTTACGACACCCGCGACCCCTACGCCGTTGTCGCGGCGTTCCGCACCGGTCGTTCGGGCTGGGTCGAGTGGGTGTTCGCCCGTGATCTGCTGGCCGACGGGCTGATCGCGCACGCGGGCGAGGGCGACGTGGCCATCAGGCCCGCCGCCGACGACCCGGAGGTCGTGGTGATCGAGTTGAGTTCCCCCTCGGGGCACGCCGTCTTCGAGGCCTCGGCCCAGGAGCTCGCGGACTTCCTGGATCGCACCTACGATGTCGTGGTGCCCGGCAACGAGAGCCTCTGGGTGAGCATCGACGAGGCGCTGACGAGGCTGCTTCCGCACGACCTGTCGTGA
- a CDS encoding TIGR02611 family protein — MHRLRERLRWYRERIRAKPALNTLYRFTLGVVGGIVLLAGIVMIPYPGPGWLCVFAGLGLLATEFAWAHHVNMFAKHHYQRWISWLSRQHPVTRLAVMTATGLVVVATLWLIGAFELVADALGLEWRWLASPLLDP; from the coding sequence GTGCACCGCCTGCGAGAGCGACTCCGCTGGTACAGGGAGAGGATACGCGCCAAGCCGGCGCTGAACACCCTCTACCGCTTCACCCTCGGCGTGGTCGGCGGAATCGTGCTGCTGGCGGGGATCGTGATGATCCCCTACCCGGGACCCGGCTGGCTGTGCGTGTTCGCGGGCCTCGGCCTGCTCGCCACGGAGTTCGCCTGGGCCCATCACGTGAACATGTTCGCCAAGCATCACTACCAGCGCTGGATCAGCTGGCTGTCCCGCCAGCACCCGGTCACGCGCCTGGCGGTGATGACCGCCACCGGACTCGTCGTGGTGGCCACCCTCTGGCTCATCGGTGCTTTTGAGCTGGTCGCAGACGCCCTCGGTCTGGAATGGCGCTGGCTGGCCTCCCCCCTGCTCGACCCCTGA
- a CDS encoding phage holin family protein has translation MALVVHILITAVAVWLTTALPGITLGDQGPGTEGAAAQALTLLVVAVVFGVVNAVLKPVAKTLGCLLYVITLGLFGLVVNALLFWLTGWIASRLELPFHVDGFWAAFWGAIIVTVVSSVLHGIVRRVTSIGD, from the coding sequence GTGGCGCTCGTAGTGCACATCCTGATCACGGCCGTAGCGGTCTGGTTGACCACCGCACTGCCCGGTATCACGCTCGGGGACCAGGGGCCGGGAACCGAGGGCGCGGCCGCCCAGGCATTGACACTGCTGGTCGTGGCCGTGGTGTTCGGTGTCGTCAACGCGGTCCTGAAGCCGGTCGCCAAGACGCTGGGCTGCCTGCTCTACGTCATCACGCTCGGCCTGTTCGGGCTCGTGGTCAACGCGTTGCTGTTCTGGCTGACAGGTTGGATAGCGAGCAGGCTCGAGCTGCCGTTCCACGTCGACGGTTTCTGGGCCGCCTTCTGGGGAGCGATCATCGTCACCGTCGTCAGCAGCGTGCTGCACGGGATAGTCCGCCGGGTCACCTCGATCGGCGACTGA
- a CDS encoding LLM class F420-dependent oxidoreductase, translating into MRIGMPLNFSGGFKETVDELVDYEKAGLDIVYVPEAYSFDAVSQLGFIAARTERLEIASGILQIYTRTPTLTAMTAAGLDFVSDGRFTLGIGASGPQVIEGFHGLPYNAPLGRTRELVEICRQVWRREKVTHEGKHYNIPLPTEQGTGLGKPLKLVNHPVRERIPIMIAAIGPKNVAMTAEIAESWEPIFYVPEKAAEVWGEPLAEGKAKRDDSLPELDTVVQAPLAIGEDLEELLDSMRPMLALYIGGMGSKGKNFYNNLARRYGYEAEAERIQDLYLDGKKEEAAAAVPRELLTKTSLIGPESHVRERIAAFRESGVTTLNVTPLAGSTAERTALVERVRKLADEV; encoded by the coding sequence ATGCGGATCGGGATGCCGCTGAACTTCAGCGGAGGTTTCAAGGAGACGGTCGACGAGTTGGTCGACTACGAGAAGGCCGGGCTGGACATCGTCTACGTCCCGGAGGCGTACTCGTTCGACGCGGTCAGCCAACTGGGGTTCATAGCGGCCCGCACCGAACGCCTGGAGATAGCCTCCGGCATTCTGCAGATATACACCAGGACACCGACGCTGACCGCCATGACGGCCGCCGGGCTGGACTTCGTCTCCGACGGCCGCTTCACCCTGGGCATCGGCGCCTCCGGCCCGCAGGTGATCGAGGGGTTCCACGGGCTGCCCTACAACGCACCGCTGGGCCGCACCCGTGAGCTCGTCGAGATCTGCCGCCAGGTTTGGCGCAGGGAGAAGGTCACCCACGAGGGCAAGCACTACAACATCCCGCTGCCCACCGAACAGGGCACCGGCCTAGGCAAGCCCCTCAAGCTCGTCAACCATCCCGTTCGGGAGCGGATCCCGATCATGATCGCGGCGATCGGCCCCAAGAACGTGGCGATGACCGCCGAGATCGCCGAGTCCTGGGAACCGATCTTCTACGTCCCGGAGAAGGCCGCCGAGGTGTGGGGAGAACCGCTGGCCGAGGGCAAGGCCAAGCGGGACGACTCACTGCCCGAGCTGGACACGGTGGTGCAGGCACCGCTGGCCATCGGCGAGGACCTGGAGGAGCTGCTCGACTCGATGCGCCCCATGCTGGCGCTCTACATCGGCGGGATGGGCTCCAAGGGCAAGAACTTCTACAACAACCTGGCCCGCCGCTACGGGTACGAGGCCGAGGCGGAGCGGATCCAGGACCTCTACCTGGACGGCAAGAAGGAGGAGGCCGCGGCGGCGGTGCCTCGCGAACTGCTGACCAAGACCTCCCTGATCGGGCCGGAGAGCCACGTGCGCGAGCGCATCGCCGCGTTCCGCGAGTCGGGGGTGACCACCCTGAACGTGACCCCGCTGGCGGGCAGCACCGCCGAACGCACCGCACTGGTCGAGCGGGTGCGCAAGCTGGCCGACGAGGTCTGA
- a CDS encoding D-2-hydroxyacid dehydrogenase family protein — translation MRADSTSVRGGSSTPADSTSGRGSPLGIAVLDDYQNVAREFGDWHTLPPDAEVTVFDEHIADPEELVRELEPFGVVVAMRERTPFPAAVLRQLPNLELLVTTGMGNAVIDMATAAEQGVTVCGTGNGMREGAEWAPTAELTWGLILALARRIPEEDRSVREGGWQHTVGKDLLGGTLGVLGLGRLGSQVATVGRAFGMEVLAHSENLTEERARQVGARAVGKRELFAESDVVTVHVKLSERTRGLVGRAELDLLGPNSYLINTSRGPIVDERELLSALHEGRIGGAGVDVYEREPLPADDPWRGAPRTVLTPHLGYVSETVYRAFFTEAVEDVRQYLAGAPVRVLNAS, via the coding sequence ATGCGAGCAGACAGCACATCCGTCCGCGGCGGTTCCTCCACCCCCGCCGACAGCACCAGCGGGAGGGGGAGTCCGCTCGGGATCGCCGTGCTGGACGACTACCAGAACGTCGCCCGCGAGTTCGGGGACTGGCACACCCTTCCCCCCGATGCCGAGGTCACCGTCTTCGACGAGCACATCGCCGATCCCGAGGAGCTGGTGCGCGAGCTCGAACCGTTCGGCGTGGTCGTCGCGATGCGGGAGCGGACTCCCTTCCCCGCGGCGGTGTTGCGACAGCTGCCGAATCTGGAACTGCTGGTAACCACCGGGATGGGAAACGCGGTCATCGACATGGCGACCGCCGCCGAACAGGGTGTGACGGTGTGCGGCACCGGCAACGGGATGCGGGAGGGAGCCGAGTGGGCCCCCACCGCGGAGCTCACCTGGGGGCTGATCCTCGCGCTGGCGCGGCGGATACCGGAGGAGGACCGCTCGGTGCGTGAGGGCGGCTGGCAGCACACCGTGGGCAAGGACCTGCTCGGTGGCACGCTCGGCGTGCTCGGGCTGGGACGCCTCGGATCCCAGGTCGCCACCGTGGGGCGTGCGTTCGGGATGGAGGTGCTCGCTCACAGCGAGAACCTCACCGAGGAGCGCGCACGGCAGGTGGGGGCCAGAGCTGTCGGGAAGCGGGAGTTGTTCGCCGAATCCGACGTGGTGACCGTTCACGTGAAGCTGAGCGAGCGGACCCGCGGTCTCGTGGGGCGTGCGGAGCTGGACCTGCTGGGGCCGAACTCCTACCTGATCAACACCTCACGCGGGCCGATCGTCGACGAGCGGGAGCTGCTTTCCGCGTTGCACGAGGGCCGCATCGGTGGTGCCGGTGTCGACGTCTACGAGCGCGAACCGCTCCCCGCCGACGATCCGTGGCGCGGCGCACCCCGCACGGTGCTCACCCCGCACCTCGGGTACGTCTCGGAGACCGTTTACCGGGCGTTCTTCACCGAAGCGGTGGAGGACGTCCGGCAGTACCTGGCGGGGGCACCGGTGCGGGTACTCAACGCGAGCTGA
- a CDS encoding cupin domain-containing protein, whose amino-acid sequence MNTSTVFHLLSSESYHSTTGEPITATSLEREGFVHCSPDAETTLAVANSLYRSTEEQLVLLELDAASLSAPVRWEAPAPFPPEGVPAGTLFPHVYGALDRAAIRGVSYARRDTDGRFVSFESRGEIAERLDLLPHPEGGWYRRTWTCAQTSRPEGRGVRPSATAIYYLLPAGQRSRWHRVESDELWMWHSGPALLLRDAGRGREPEERTGAVTLGPDLPGGQVPQSLVPADSWQCAENTGDTDTLVSCVVSPGFDFADFQMI is encoded by the coding sequence ATGAATACCTCGACCGTGTTCCACCTGCTGTCGTCGGAGTCGTACCACTCGACCACCGGGGAACCGATCACCGCCACCTCCCTGGAGCGGGAGGGGTTCGTGCACTGCTCCCCGGACGCGGAGACGACGTTGGCGGTGGCCAACTCGCTCTACCGTTCCACCGAGGAGCAGCTGGTGCTGCTGGAACTCGACGCCGCCTCCCTCTCCGCACCGGTGCGCTGGGAAGCACCCGCTCCGTTCCCGCCGGAGGGGGTTCCGGCGGGGACGCTGTTCCCGCACGTATACGGCGCGCTGGACCGGGCGGCGATACGCGGGGTCAGCTACGCGCGGCGGGACACCGACGGCCGCTTCGTCTCGTTCGAGAGCAGAGGCGAGATCGCCGAGCGACTGGACCTGCTGCCCCACCCGGAGGGCGGCTGGTACCGGCGCACGTGGACCTGTGCGCAGACCTCGCGCCCGGAGGGACGTGGGGTCCGGCCCAGTGCGACGGCGATCTACTACCTGCTTCCCGCCGGGCAACGTTCCCGGTGGCACCGGGTGGAGTCGGACGAACTGTGGATGTGGCACAGCGGTCCGGCACTGCTGCTCCGCGACGCCGGTCGCGGGCGGGAACCCGAGGAACGGACGGGGGCGGTCACGCTGGGGCCGGACCTGCCGGGCGGGCAGGTCCCCCAGTCACTCGTTCCCGCCGACAGTTGGCAGTGCGCCGAGAACACCGGGGACACCGACACCCTGGTCAGCTGTGTGGTCTCGCCCGGGTTCGACTTCGCCGACTTCCAGATGATCTGA
- a CDS encoding Gfo/Idh/MocA family protein, whose translation MDSTGQFRVGLFGYGLAGAAFHAPLIEAQPRLRLDAVVTSSPDRAEQVASRYPRTRVHATAGELFERADELDLVVVATPNSSHADLTARALDAGIPVVVDKPFTPTSAEARELISRANDRAVPLTVFQNRRWDSDMLTLRELLDSGELGGVHRFESRFERWVPVPKDSWRDRGGPDEAGGVLYDLGSHLVDQALCLFGDVDSVYAETDTIRPGVGADDDTFLSLRHTGGVHSHLWVSKLAAQQGPRFRVLGGRAAFTKYGLDPQEAALREGRVPGEQGWGEEPRESWGSLGVEPETRPHPSTPGRYQDFYAGVVETLESGAAPPVDPADALRGLEVIEAARRSAASGSVEHV comes from the coding sequence ATGGATTCGACGGGGCAGTTTCGGGTCGGCCTGTTCGGTTACGGTCTGGCGGGAGCGGCCTTCCACGCACCGCTCATCGAGGCGCAGCCACGACTACGCCTCGACGCGGTGGTCACCTCCAGTCCGGATCGGGCCGAGCAGGTGGCGTCGCGGTATCCGCGGACCCGGGTGCACGCCACGGCCGGTGAACTCTTCGAGCGGGCCGACGAACTGGACCTCGTCGTGGTGGCCACCCCGAACAGCAGCCACGCGGACCTGACGGCACGTGCACTCGACGCCGGGATCCCGGTCGTGGTGGACAAGCCGTTCACCCCCACCTCGGCGGAGGCCCGCGAACTGATCTCGCGTGCGAACGACCGCGCGGTGCCGCTCACCGTCTTCCAGAACCGTCGCTGGGACAGCGACATGCTCACGCTGCGCGAGCTCCTCGACTCGGGGGAGCTGGGCGGGGTGCACCGTTTCGAGTCCCGCTTCGAGCGCTGGGTCCCGGTGCCCAAGGACTCCTGGCGCGACCGTGGAGGCCCGGATGAAGCGGGCGGAGTGCTCTACGACCTGGGCAGCCATCTCGTCGACCAGGCGCTGTGCCTGTTCGGCGACGTCGACTCGGTCTACGCGGAGACGGATACCATCCGTCCCGGTGTGGGCGCCGATGACGACACCTTCCTCTCGCTGCGGCACACCGGTGGGGTGCACAGTCATCTCTGGGTGAGCAAGCTCGCCGCGCAGCAGGGGCCGAGGTTCCGGGTCCTGGGGGGCCGGGCGGCGTTCACCAAGTACGGGCTCGATCCGCAGGAAGCGGCGCTGCGCGAGGGCCGCGTTCCCGGCGAGCAGGGCTGGGGGGAGGAACCGAGGGAGAGCTGGGGCTCCCTCGGAGTCGAGCCGGAGACGCGCCCCCACCCGAGCACTCCCGGCCGTTACCAGGACTTCTACGCGGGAGTGGTGGAGACGTTGGAGTCGGGCGCGGCGCCTCCGGTGGACCCCGCGGACGCGTTGCGGGGGTTGGAGGTTATCGAGGCGGCACGCCGTTCGGCGGCCAGCGGTTCGGTGGAGCACGTCTGA
- a CDS encoding response regulator, translating to MTQSVTDVLVADDQAMIRGGLVALLSAEPDLRVTAEADDGRGAVAAVRRRRPDVVLMDVRMPGTDGIVAAHEIVRSTEGRTAVIMLTVYDLDEYVYSALRAGVSGFLLKDAPPEELLRAVRTVASGDALLAPSVTRRLLHRFASLEMRDASVELAALTDRERDVLLEVARGGSNAEIAESLGLAELTVKSHVYHVMQKLNLNSRTQLAILAYETGLVRPGRDVSVRGEVLGAESAARRRSGESA from the coding sequence GTGACGCAGTCGGTCACAGACGTACTGGTCGCCGACGACCAGGCGATGATCCGTGGTGGGTTGGTGGCCCTGCTGTCGGCCGAGCCGGACCTCCGAGTGACGGCCGAGGCCGACGACGGTCGCGGTGCCGTGGCCGCGGTGCGGCGGCGCAGGCCCGACGTGGTGTTGATGGACGTGCGGATGCCCGGCACCGACGGCATCGTCGCCGCCCACGAGATCGTCCGGAGCACCGAGGGACGCACTGCGGTGATCATGCTTACCGTCTACGACCTGGACGAGTACGTCTACTCGGCGCTGCGCGCGGGGGTCAGTGGCTTCCTGCTCAAGGACGCGCCCCCGGAGGAACTGCTCAGAGCCGTCCGCACCGTGGCCTCCGGGGACGCGCTGCTCGCCCCGAGCGTCACCCGCAGACTGCTGCACAGGTTCGCCTCGCTGGAGATGCGGGACGCCTCGGTGGAGCTGGCCGCCCTGACCGACCGGGAACGCGACGTGCTGCTGGAAGTGGCGCGCGGCGGGTCCAACGCCGAGATCGCCGAGAGTCTCGGACTGGCGGAGCTGACCGTCAAGTCGCACGTCTACCACGTGATGCAGAAGCTCAACCTGAACTCCCGCACCCAGCTCGCCATCCTCGCCTACGAAACCGGGTTGGTCCGCCCGGGGCGCGACGTCTCGGTGAGGGGAGAGGTCCTCGGAGCCGAGTCCGCGGCCCGGCGCAGGAGCGGCGAGTCCGCCTGA
- a CDS encoding sensor histidine kinase, protein MRGGNPGATSAPVPVRWRWRRTLLELGLVSVFAGCHLLVVFLPSNQQETFRWSLLLGLPAVATLLLRRFLPWVSLVVLVTVTIVLTRIEEPVGPLNLAILISVYSVCVRGELPATLGAGALAMIWPISRLPSLPPHAATVMLLGALVNVVMVLGWGRAMRVKRRQAAQLEQAVNLLEQARDQLARDAAAVERARIAREFHDIVSHNLSVVALRAGVARSLVDRDPDHARDTLGELERTSRSSLEQMRQLLSALRVVPDGDQDGEATTGEDGNRAPAPCLAQLDELIESVSGTGVSWRLQRCGRVRELDPGVEMTAYRVVQEAITNVLKHAGRGYARVSLCYQPARLDIEVSNHTTDVLGRTGSAAPAPENGSGANGYGLIGLRERVSLLGGTLTAHPVPNGFHLSAVLPCPETSDPG, encoded by the coding sequence TTGCGTGGCGGGAACCCCGGCGCCACCTCCGCACCGGTCCCGGTCCGGTGGCGATGGCGCAGAACACTGCTGGAACTGGGGCTGGTGTCGGTTTTCGCGGGCTGCCACCTGCTCGTCGTCTTCCTGCCGTCCAACCAGCAGGAGACGTTTCGCTGGTCGCTGCTGCTCGGACTGCCCGCCGTGGCGACCCTGCTGCTACGGCGTTTCCTGCCGTGGGTGAGCCTGGTCGTGCTGGTGACGGTGACCATCGTGCTCACCCGGATCGAGGAGCCCGTCGGTCCGCTGAATCTGGCCATTCTGATCAGCGTGTACTCGGTGTGCGTGCGCGGTGAGCTGCCCGCCACCCTCGGCGCGGGCGCGCTGGCCATGATCTGGCCGATCAGCAGGTTGCCGTCGCTGCCACCGCACGCCGCTACCGTGATGCTGCTCGGTGCGCTGGTCAATGTGGTCATGGTGCTCGGCTGGGGGAGGGCCATGCGGGTCAAACGCAGGCAGGCGGCCCAGCTGGAGCAGGCGGTGAACCTGCTGGAGCAGGCGCGCGACCAGCTCGCCCGGGACGCGGCGGCGGTGGAGCGGGCCCGGATCGCCCGGGAGTTCCACGACATCGTCTCGCACAACCTCTCGGTGGTGGCGCTGCGTGCCGGGGTGGCACGCTCCCTGGTGGACCGTGACCCCGACCACGCCAGGGACACGCTTGGCGAGCTCGAACGGACGTCGCGGTCCTCGTTGGAGCAGATGCGTCAGCTGCTCAGCGCGTTGCGCGTCGTCCCGGACGGGGACCAGGACGGGGAGGCCACGACGGGGGAGGACGGTAACCGGGCCCCCGCACCGTGCCTGGCCCAGTTGGACGAACTGATCGAGTCGGTGAGCGGTACCGGGGTGAGCTGGCGATTACAGCGGTGCGGCCGAGTGCGCGAACTGGACCCCGGAGTCGAGATGACGGCCTACCGGGTGGTGCAGGAGGCGATAACCAACGTGCTCAAACACGCGGGCCGGGGTTACGCTCGCGTCTCGCTGTGCTATCAGCCCGCCAGGTTGGACATCGAGGTGAGTAACCACACCACCGACGTACTCGGAAGAACGGGATCCGCCGCACCGGCGCCGGAGAACGGTTCGGGGGCCAACGGGTACGGGCTGATCGGACTGCGCGAGCGGGTGTCGTTGCTCGGCGGGACGTTGACGGCGCATCCTGTTCCGAACGGGTTTCACTTGTCGGCCGTGCTACCGTGCCCGGAAACTTCGGACCCGGGGTGA